From the genome of Uranotaenia lowii strain MFRU-FL chromosome 1, ASM2978415v1, whole genome shotgun sequence, one region includes:
- the LOC129739574 gene encoding putative fatty acyl-CoA reductase CG5065 has translation MNFLPNTYVFTKSLAEQIVQEYQDELPLILFRPSIVISTMKDPIPGWIDNFNGPVGLLVGCGIGLCRTMYCDPNNIADFTPVDVCIKAMIVAAWKKGTAVIQSTPISVESPQLPVYNCCISNLRNSTMSQIVHMAKTLAVDMPLDKILWAPGGNLTSIRYWNLIRVMLFHIMPAILVDFLLRMAGQKPFVAKLQRKIYTANVALEYFILHNWDFKNRNFIHLATEIKPEDNKDFYYRDFVEFDVTLYFRNCILGARRYLLKEKDENIPRALTHLKRMNMLDTFCKSMLLLGFLYLVLIKCDLLGLLLHSASYRTSYKLGLDPLEV, from the exons ATGAACTTCCTGCCCAACACCTACGTCTTCACCAAATCGCTGGCCGAGCAAATCGTGCAGGAGTATCAGGACGAGCTTCCGCTCATTCTGTTCCGTCCCTCGATCGTTATCTCGACCATGAAGGATCCCATTCCGGGCTGGATCGATAACTTTAATGGGCCCGTTGGGTTGCTCGTCGGATGCGGCATAGGCCTTTGCCGGACCATGTACTGCGATCCGAACAACATTGCCGACTTTACACCGGTCGACGTTTGCATCAAGGCGATGATCGTTGCCGCCTGGAAGAAGGGAACGGCAGTCATCCAGAG TACCCCGATATCGGTGGAATCGCCGCAGCTGCCGGTGTACAACTGCTGCATCTCGAACCTGCGCAACTCGACCATGTCCCAGATTGTGCACATGGCGAAAACGCTGGCCGTCGACATGCCGCTGGACAAAATTCTGTGGGCCCCGGGAGGCAACCTGACGAGCATACGCTACTGGAACCTGATCCGGGTCATGCTGTTCCACATCATGCCGGCCATACTGGTGGACTTTCTGCTGCGGATGGCCGGCCAGAAGCCGTT CGTGGCCAAACTACAAAGGAAAATCTACACCGCCAACGTTGCCCTGGAATATTTCATCCTGCACAATTGGGActtcaaaaatcgaaattttattcaCTTAGCTACAGAAATCAAACCGGAAGATAA CAAAGACTTCTACTACCGAGACTTTGTCGAGTTCGACGTCACGCTGTACTTCCGCAACTGCATCCTGGGGGCGCGACGCTATTTGCTAAAGGAAAAAGACGAAAACATACCTCGAGCCCTTACGCATCTGAAACGGATGAACATGTTGGACACGTTCTGCAAATCTATGCTGCTGCTGGGATTCTTGTACCTCGTGTTGATCAAATGTGATCTGCTCGGTCTGCTGCTGCACTCTGCCTCGTATCGGACGTCGTACAAGCTAGGATTGGATCCTCTCGAAGTTTGA
- the LOC129739525 gene encoding serine hydroxymethyltransferase isoform X1: protein MSALLLLGRVSWSSSSGVASLACSNGVSSGLSASSVACFVLDKRRRAFSSTNTNNSSKAKDWKHSQIACGSRRHSENRAISSSSSSGCGSSTSSFKGFCPSLVRSVHSSASASGTLYRASLPKTAKMSGNAKLLHENLWETDPELMGLIRSEKKRQTRGLEMIASENFTSLSVLQCLSSCLHNKYSEGLPGQRYYGGNEYIDEIEILAQKRALQAYRLDPEQWGCNVQPYSGSPANLAVYTGLIEPHGRIMGLDLPDGGHLTHGFMTATKKISATSIFFESMPYKVDPKTGLIDYDKMEEAARNFKPKIIIAGISCYSRCLDYKRFRQICDANGAYLFADMAHISGLVAAGVIPSPFEYADVVSTTTHKSLRGPRAGVIFFRKGVRSVKANGDKVMYDLESRINAAVFPGLQGGPHNHAIAGIATCMLQAQTAEFKEYQEQILRNARALCEGLIKRGYAISTGGTDVHLVLVDLRPDAITGARAEYILEEISIACNKNTVPGDKSALNPSGIRLGTPALTTRGLVEADMEVVVDFIDKGLKLSKEISAVSGPKLVDFKRVAHEDPVLSAKVQALKKEVEAYSEKFPMPGYDEF from the exons ATGTCTGCACTTTTGCTACTGGGTCGAGTATCGTGGTCGTCGTCGTCTGGAGTTGCGTCTCTCGCTTGCTCTAATGGCGTCTCGTCCGGACTGTCGGCATCTTCTGTAGCCTGCTTTGTGTTGGATAAACGGCGTCGCGCTTTCAGCAGCACAAATACCAACAACAGTAGTAAGGCCAAGGACTGGAAGCATTCGCAAATTGCATGCGGTAGTCGCCGGCACAGTGAAAATCGCGCTATTTCATCATCCTCATCCAGTGGCTGTGgctcatcaacatcatcattcaagggattctgcccAAGTTTGGTGCGGTCAGTTCATTCATCAGCCTCAGCATCAGGAACACTCTACCGTGCCAGTCTACCGAAAACGGCCAAG ATGTCCGGTAATGCGAAGTTGTTGCACGAAAACCTCTGGGAGACGGACCCGGAGCTGATGGGGCTGATAAGGAGCGAGAAGAAGCGGCAAACCCGGGGCCTGGAGATGATTGCCAGCGAAAACTTTACCTCGCTCTCGGTGCTGCAGTGTTTGAGCTCCTGCCTGCACAACAAATACTCGGAGGGGCTGCCGGGGCAGAG ATACTACGGTGGCAACGAGTACATCGACGAGATCGAGATCCTGGCCCAGAAGCGAGCTCTGCAGGCGTACCGTTTGGATCCGGAACAGTGGGGATGCAACGTGCAGCCGTACTCCGGTTCGCCGGCTAACCTTGCCGTCTACACCGGGTTGATCGAGCCACATGGCCGTATTATGGGGCTGGATTTGCCGGACGGTGGTCACCTGACCCATGGCTTCATGACGGCCACCAAGAAAATCTCGGCCACATCAATTTTCTTCGAGAGCATGCCATACAAGGTGGACCCGAAGACGGGCTTGATCGACTACGATAAGATGGAGGAAGCCGCGCGTAACTTCAAGCCCAAGATCATTATTGCCGGTATTTCGTGCTACTCGCGCTGTCTCGATTACAAGCGCTTCCGTcagatttgtgatgccaatggGGCCTACTTGTTTGCGGATATGGCTCACATTTCGGGTCTGGTAGCTGCCGGAGTCATTCCTTCGCCGTTCGAGTATGCCGATGTAGTCAGCACAACCACTCACAAATCGTTGCGTGGACCACGTGCCGGTGTTATCTTTTTCCGCAAGGGCGTCCGCAGCGTCAAAGCCAACGGCGATAAGGTGATGTATGATCTGGAATCGCGCATCAATGCGGCCGTGTTCCCAGGACTGCAGGGAGGACCACACAACCACGCTATTGCCGGTATCGCAACCTGTATGCTCCAGGCACAAACCGCCGAATTCAAAGAGTATCAGGAACAGATCCTTCGTAATGCCCGGGCCTTGTGCGAGGGTTTGATCAAGCGGGGATACGCCATCTCGACCGGTGGCACCGACGTCCACTTGGTGCTGGTAGATCTGCGACCGGATGCCATCACCGGTGCCCGGGCCGAATACATCCTGGAAGAAATCTCGATTGCCTGCAACAAAAATACCGTTCCGGGAGACAAGAGCGCCCTGAACCCGTCGGGCATTCGGTTGGGCACTCCGGCTTTGACTACCCGTGGTTTGGTTGAGGCCGATATGGAAGTGGTAGTAGATTTCATCGACAAAGGTCTTAAGTTGTCCAAGGAAATTTCCGCCGTTTCGGGTCCAAAGCTGGTCGACTTCAAGCGGGTGGCCCATGAGGATCCGGTTCTCAGTGCTAAGGTTCAGGCGTTGAAAAAGGAAGTCGAGGCCTACAGTGAAAAGTTCCCGATGCCAGGCTATGACGAATTTTAG
- the LOC129739525 gene encoding serine hydroxymethyltransferase isoform X2 produces the protein MPVNGRAKMSGNAKLLHENLWETDPELMGLIRSEKKRQTRGLEMIASENFTSLSVLQCLSSCLHNKYSEGLPGQRYYGGNEYIDEIEILAQKRALQAYRLDPEQWGCNVQPYSGSPANLAVYTGLIEPHGRIMGLDLPDGGHLTHGFMTATKKISATSIFFESMPYKVDPKTGLIDYDKMEEAARNFKPKIIIAGISCYSRCLDYKRFRQICDANGAYLFADMAHISGLVAAGVIPSPFEYADVVSTTTHKSLRGPRAGVIFFRKGVRSVKANGDKVMYDLESRINAAVFPGLQGGPHNHAIAGIATCMLQAQTAEFKEYQEQILRNARALCEGLIKRGYAISTGGTDVHLVLVDLRPDAITGARAEYILEEISIACNKNTVPGDKSALNPSGIRLGTPALTTRGLVEADMEVVVDFIDKGLKLSKEISAVSGPKLVDFKRVAHEDPVLSAKVQALKKEVEAYSEKFPMPGYDEF, from the exons ATGCCTGTTAATGGTCGAGCCAAA ATGTCCGGTAATGCGAAGTTGTTGCACGAAAACCTCTGGGAGACGGACCCGGAGCTGATGGGGCTGATAAGGAGCGAGAAGAAGCGGCAAACCCGGGGCCTGGAGATGATTGCCAGCGAAAACTTTACCTCGCTCTCGGTGCTGCAGTGTTTGAGCTCCTGCCTGCACAACAAATACTCGGAGGGGCTGCCGGGGCAGAG ATACTACGGTGGCAACGAGTACATCGACGAGATCGAGATCCTGGCCCAGAAGCGAGCTCTGCAGGCGTACCGTTTGGATCCGGAACAGTGGGGATGCAACGTGCAGCCGTACTCCGGTTCGCCGGCTAACCTTGCCGTCTACACCGGGTTGATCGAGCCACATGGCCGTATTATGGGGCTGGATTTGCCGGACGGTGGTCACCTGACCCATGGCTTCATGACGGCCACCAAGAAAATCTCGGCCACATCAATTTTCTTCGAGAGCATGCCATACAAGGTGGACCCGAAGACGGGCTTGATCGACTACGATAAGATGGAGGAAGCCGCGCGTAACTTCAAGCCCAAGATCATTATTGCCGGTATTTCGTGCTACTCGCGCTGTCTCGATTACAAGCGCTTCCGTcagatttgtgatgccaatggGGCCTACTTGTTTGCGGATATGGCTCACATTTCGGGTCTGGTAGCTGCCGGAGTCATTCCTTCGCCGTTCGAGTATGCCGATGTAGTCAGCACAACCACTCACAAATCGTTGCGTGGACCACGTGCCGGTGTTATCTTTTTCCGCAAGGGCGTCCGCAGCGTCAAAGCCAACGGCGATAAGGTGATGTATGATCTGGAATCGCGCATCAATGCGGCCGTGTTCCCAGGACTGCAGGGAGGACCACACAACCACGCTATTGCCGGTATCGCAACCTGTATGCTCCAGGCACAAACCGCCGAATTCAAAGAGTATCAGGAACAGATCCTTCGTAATGCCCGGGCCTTGTGCGAGGGTTTGATCAAGCGGGGATACGCCATCTCGACCGGTGGCACCGACGTCCACTTGGTGCTGGTAGATCTGCGACCGGATGCCATCACCGGTGCCCGGGCCGAATACATCCTGGAAGAAATCTCGATTGCCTGCAACAAAAATACCGTTCCGGGAGACAAGAGCGCCCTGAACCCGTCGGGCATTCGGTTGGGCACTCCGGCTTTGACTACCCGTGGTTTGGTTGAGGCCGATATGGAAGTGGTAGTAGATTTCATCGACAAAGGTCTTAAGTTGTCCAAGGAAATTTCCGCCGTTTCGGGTCCAAAGCTGGTCGACTTCAAGCGGGTGGCCCATGAGGATCCGGTTCTCAGTGCTAAGGTTCAGGCGTTGAAAAAGGAAGTCGAGGCCTACAGTGAAAAGTTCCCGATGCCAGGCTATGACGAATTTTAG